In the genome of Pseudorasbora parva isolate DD20220531a chromosome 10, ASM2467924v1, whole genome shotgun sequence, one region contains:
- the rtraf gene encoding RNA transcription, translation and transport factor protein, with protein sequence MFRRKLSALEYHNPTGFDCKDETEFRNFIVWLEDQKIRHYKIEERGNLRNIPSSEWPKHFEKYLQDVNCPFSVQERQESVDWLLGLAVRYEYGDNVEKYRNCKPATEANDAQKSADPLINLDINNPDFKAGVSALANLLKIQRHDDYLVMLKAIRILIQERLTPDAIAKASQAKEGLPVALDKHLLGFDTGDASLNEAARILRLLHIEELRELQTKINEAIVAVQAIIADPKTDYRLGKVGR encoded by the exons ATGTTTCGTAGAAAGCTTTCAGCCTTAGAATATCACAACCCTACTGGATTTGACTGTAAAG ATGAAACTGAATTCAGAAATTTTATAGTTTGGCTGGAAGATCAAAAAATCAGACACTACAAAATTGAAGAGAGGGGAAATCTCAGGAACATTCCCAGCTCAGAGTGGcctaaacattttgaaaag TATCTTCAAGATGTGAACTGTCCATTCAGCGTCCAGGAAAGACAGGAGTCCGTTGACTGGCTGCTGGGTCTTGCTGTTCGTTATGAATATGGAGACAATG TCGAGAAATATCGAAACTGCAAACCTGCAACAGAGGCCAATGATGCTCAGAAGTCTGCAGACCCATTAATTAATCTGGACA TTAACAATCCAGATTTTAAGGCCGGTGTCTCTGCTCTCGCTAATCTTCTCAAAATCCAGCGGCACGATGACTATTTGGTAATGCTTAAA GCCATTAGGATCCTGATACAGGAACGCCTGACCCCTGATGCTATTGCAAAGGCCAGTCAAGCAAAAGAG GGTTTACCAGTCGCTCTTGACAAGCATCTTTTAGGATTTGATACCGGAG ATGCGTCTCTGAACGAAGCGGCCAGGATTCTTCGCTTGCTTCACATCGAAGAACTCAGAGAGTTACAAACCAAGATCAACGAGGCTATCGTGGCAGTTCAGGCCATCATCGCCGACCCCAAGACAGATTACCGCCTTGGAAAGGTGGGCAGATAA